A stretch of Canis lupus familiaris isolate Mischka breed German Shepherd chromosome 11, alternate assembly UU_Cfam_GSD_1.0, whole genome shotgun sequence DNA encodes these proteins:
- the PGAP4 gene encoding post-GPI attachment to proteins factor 4: MSTPALPAAMLLRRLRRLSWGSTAIQLLILTVVTFGLLAPLACHRLLHSYFYLRHWHLNQMSQEFLQQSLKEGEAALHYFEELPSANGSVPIVWQATPRPWLVITIITVDRQPGFHYVLQVVSQFHRLLQQCGPQCEGHQLFLCNVERSVSHFDAKLLSKYVPVANRYEGTEDDYGDDPSTNSFEKEKQDYVYCLESSLQTYNPDYVLMVEDDAVPEEQIFPVLEHLLRARFSEPHLRDALYLKLYHPERLQHYINPEPMRILEWVGVGMLLGPLLTWLYTRFASRPACSWPVLLFFSLYSMGLVELVGRHYFLELRRLSPALYSVVPASQCCTPAMLFPAPAARRTLTYLSQVYCHKGFGKDMALYSLLRAKGERAYVVEPNLVKHIGLFSSLRYNFHPSLL, from the coding sequence ATGAGCACACCAGCCCTTCCAGCTGCCATGCTCCTCCGGAGGCTGAGGCGGCTCTCCTGGGGCAGCACTGccatccagctcttgatcttaACGGTGGTGACGTTCGGCTTGCTGGCCCCCCTGGCCTGTCACCGCCTTCTGCACTCTTACTTCTATCTGCGCCATTGGCATCTGAACCAAATGAGCCAAGAGTTCCTGCAGCAAAGCCTGAAAGAGGGTGAGGCTGCCCTCCACTACTTTGAGGAGCTGCCCTCTGCCAATGGCTCAGTGCCCATCGTCTGGCaggccaccccccgcccctggctggttatcaccatcatcactgtcgACAGGCAGCCTGGCTTCCACTATGTCTTGCAGGTGGTGTCCCAGTTCCACCGGCTTCTTCAGCAGTGCGGCCCCCAGTGCGAGGGACACCAACTCTTCCTGTGCAACGTGGAACGTAGCGTGAGCCACTTCGATGCCAAGCTGCTGTCCAAGTACGTCCCTGTGGCCAACCGCTATGAGGGCACCGAGGACGACTATGGGGATGACCCTTCGACCAACTCGTtcgagaaagagaagcaggactATGTGTACTGCCTGGAGTCCTCCCTGCAGACCTACAACCCGGACTATGTCCTGATGGTGGAAGACGACGCCGTTCCGGAGGAGCAGATCTTCCCGGTGTTGGAGCACCTCCTGCGGGCCCGCTTCTCCGAGCCGCACCTCCGAGATGCCCTCTACCTGAAGCTCTATCACCCCGAGAGGCTCCAGCACTACATCAACCCGGAGCCCATGCGGATCCTGGAGTGGGTCGGCGTGGGCATGCTGCTGGGGCCCCTGCTCACCTGGCTGTACACGCGGTTCGCCAGCCGGCCGGCCTGCAGCTGGCCCGTCCTGCTCTTCTTCTCCCTGTACAGCATGGGGCTGGTGGAGCTGGTGGGCCGCCACTACTTCCTGGAGCTGCGGCGGCTGAGCCCGGCGCTGTACAGCGTGGTTCCCGCCTCCCAGTGCTGCACCCCCGCCATGCTCTTCCCCGCGCCCGCGGCCCGCCGGACCCTCACCTACCTGTCCCAGGTGTACTGCCACAAGGGCTTCGGCAAGGACATGGCGCTCTACTCCCTGCTGAGGGCCAAGGGCGAGCGGGCCTACGTGGTGGAGCCCAACCTCGTGAAGCACATCGGGCTCTTCTCCAGCCTCCGGTACAACTTCCATCCCAGCCTGCTCTAG